One Owenweeksia hongkongensis DSM 17368 genomic region harbors:
- a CDS encoding sugar transferase — protein sequence MKNDTLQRFKYILMDTVAAICSYTILYVFRRVVTESGRFEVNELSFNNSYYLGLLLIPAFWIIVYFVTAFYRDIYRRSRLKELIYTFNASLLGGIFIFFALILDDWVENYTDYYRGFLVYFVSHFVLTGFGRFIISSNTAHRIRKGKISFNTLLIGSNDKAAELYTEIGNRTKTGNQFVGFVSVHNNIHVLVEKNLEHLGTHTQLPEVIERYSIEEVIIAIESSEHEKLENIINILQDTDVKVKMIPDTYDIISGKVKMEALASAPLIELNHELMPLWQSVVKRVFDIVVSALLLILLSPLLIFSAIMVKLSSDGPIFYTQVRSGENAKDFSMIKFRSMCVDAEKDGPQLSSENDSRITKWGRIMRKYRLDELPQFWNVLIGDMSIVGPRPERQYYIDLIKQKAPHYKHVQRVKPGITSWGMVKFGYAENVDEMVQRLKYDIIYIENMNLFNDLKILIYTVLIVLQGRGK from the coding sequence ATGAAAAACGATACTCTACAACGATTTAAATATATTTTAATGGACACTGTGGCTGCTATTTGCAGCTACACCATTTTATATGTATTTCGTAGGGTAGTTACCGAGTCCGGGCGTTTTGAAGTAAATGAGCTAAGCTTCAATAATTCGTATTATTTAGGGTTACTCCTCATTCCCGCCTTTTGGATCATCGTTTATTTTGTCACTGCATTTTATAGAGACATCTATCGAAGATCCCGCCTTAAGGAACTTATTTACACCTTCAACGCTTCCTTGCTTGGAGGTATTTTCATCTTCTTCGCCCTCATACTGGATGATTGGGTAGAAAACTATACCGATTATTACCGCGGTTTTCTGGTTTATTTTGTGAGCCATTTTGTACTTACAGGGTTTGGCAGGTTTATTATCAGTAGTAATACTGCGCATCGTATTCGCAAAGGAAAGATCTCATTTAACACCCTTCTTATTGGCAGTAATGACAAAGCAGCAGAGCTTTATACAGAAATTGGAAATCGCACAAAAACCGGGAATCAATTTGTTGGTTTTGTGAGTGTTCACAACAACATCCATGTGTTAGTCGAAAAAAACCTTGAACATTTGGGCACCCACACCCAACTTCCGGAAGTAATTGAACGATATAGTATTGAAGAGGTAATCATTGCCATTGAATCATCCGAGCACGAAAAGCTCGAAAACATCATCAATATTTTGCAGGATACCGATGTGAAGGTAAAAATGATACCCGATACGTATGATATCATTTCGGGTAAAGTAAAGATGGAGGCTCTTGCCTCTGCACCGCTTATTGAGTTAAATCATGAGCTAATGCCTTTGTGGCAATCAGTGGTAAAACGCGTTTTTGACATTGTTGTTTCTGCCTTACTTCTCATTCTGCTTTCTCCCCTTCTTATTTTCTCCGCTATTATGGTAAAATTATCCAGCGATGGACCTATTTTTTACACACAGGTACGAAGTGGTGAAAATGCTAAGGACTTTAGCATGATAAAATTTAGAAGTATGTGTGTAGATGCTGAAAAAGATGGCCCACAACTTAGTAGTGAAAATGATTCACGCATTACCAAATGGGGGCGCATTATGCGAAAGTATCGACTAGATGAGCTACCACAATTTTGGAATGTCCTTATCGGAGATATGTCTATCGTTGGGCCACGTCCAGAACGTCAATATTATATTGATCTTATCAAACAAAAAGCACCACACTACAAGCATGTACAACGCGTGAAGCCTGGCATTACCTCTTGGGGAATGGTGAAGTTTGGATATGCTGAAAATGTAGATGAAATGGTACAGCGCCTCAAGTATGACATCATTTACATTGAAAACATGAACCTTTTCAATGACTTGAAAATTCTTATTTACACAGTGCTTATTGTTCTTCAGGGAAGAGGAAAGTAA